A genomic region of Glycine max cultivar Williams 82 chromosome 15, Glycine_max_v4.0, whole genome shotgun sequence contains the following coding sequences:
- the LOC100788537 gene encoding MMS19 nucleotide excision repair protein homolog isoform X4 → MVTDSDATTIAQSFLQYMQVQSLGQYDRKLCFELLDCLLERYFDAVTTLGEDLIYGICEAIDAEKDPDCLKLAFHIVASLAQLNPDSSSLLASYAKDVFDILEPYFPIHFTHPSSGDTHVQRDDLSTSLMSAFSSTPLFEPFVIPLLLEKLSSSLHSAKIDSLKYLRVCSSKYGAERIAKYAGAIWSSLKDTLSTYLGEPDFSFTIAPVDGIGFPENEFVIEALSLLQQLIAQNSSLLVSLIIDDEDVNTIFSTITSYETYDAIPVQEKKKLHAIGRILYITSKTTISSCNAMFESLFTRMMDNLGFSVRFPNGDISPSQRLKFGFLYLCIELLAGCRELIVGSEEPALQYVFEHETCCTMLHSFSTPLFNAFGSVLAVSADRGPLDPDTYVGVKGLQILAMFHSDVFPIQKSIFENILKKFMSIIIEDFNKTILWEAALKALHHVGSFFQKFCESEKAMSYRNLVVEKIVEILSLDDITLSFSLKVEALLNIGKTGMKNMLTILQGLGRAVFANLSKVYVHRNLRSSEIAVQLLECYSCQLLPWIHENGGSEDFVMQFAVDIWSQAGNCMDLSTPFEGKGLLDAMMKAMRLSVGSCSVESQNLIIRKAYSVLSSHTNFQLKEVERLPLTPGKYDISLRDEGIISLFASVVIAVCPKTYIPNIRVLVHLFIITLLRGVVPVAQALGSILNKLVSTSSTAENSSDLTLEEALDAIFNTKISFSSTDMLQRCNGTSNGNEMVFTDICLGIANDRMLQINAICGLSWMGKGLLLRGHEKIKDITMIFMECLISGTKSASPLIKDSLENTEEQIQDLLVIKCATDAFHVLMSDSEVCLNRKFHATIRPLYKQRFFSSVMPILQQIITKSHSSLSRSFLYRAFAHIMSDTPMVAIVSEAKKLIPVLLDCLSMLTEIQDKDMLYGLLLVLSGILMEKNGQEAVVENAHIIINCLIKLVGYPHKMLVRETAIQCLVALSELPHARIYPMRTQVLRAISKCLDDSKRAVRHEAVKCRQTWASM, encoded by the exons ATGGTAACGGATAGTGATGCCACAACCATTGCTCAGTCTTTTTTACAATACATGCAAGTTCAATCTTTAGGGCAGTATGACAGGaag CTGTGCTTTGAACTGCTTGATTGCCTGCTAGAACGCTACTTTGATGCAGTTACTACACTG GGGGAGGACCTTATTTATGGAATTTGTGAAGCCATAGATGCAGAAAAGGATCCAGATTGTTTAAAGCTTGCTTTTCATATTGTTGCATCTTTGGCACAATTAAATCCAGATTCATCTAGTCTACTTGCAAGCTATGCAAAGGATGTTTTTGATATTTTAGAACCTTACTTTCCCATTCACTTTACACAT CCAAGTAGTGGAGATACTCATGTGCAAAGAGATGACCTGTCAACCTCTCTGATG TCTGCATTCTCTTCTACACCTCTCTTTGAGCCGTTTGTcattcctctgcttcttgagaaaCTTTCTTCTTCACTGCATTCTGCAAAG ATCGATTCCTTAAAATATCTTAGAGTGTGCTCTTCCAAGTATGGGGCAGAGAGAATTGCAAAATATGCCGGGGCTATTTGGTCTTCATTAAAAGACACCCTATCTACTTATTTGGGGGAGCcagatttttcttttactatagCACCTGTAGATGGTATTGGCTTCCCAGAGAATGAATTTGTGATAGAAGCTCTGTCCCTCCTTCAGCAGCTTATTGCGCAAAATAGTAGTTTGTTGGTTAGCTTGATAATTGATGACGAGGATGTCAACACTATTTTCAGCACCATTACCTCTTATGAGACTTATGATGCTATTCCTGtgcaagaaaagaagaaactaCATGCTATTGGTCGTATTCTGTATATTACTTCCAAGACTACCATTTCTTCTTGTAATGCCATGTTTGAAAGTCTTTTCACCAGAATGATGGATAATTTGGGATTTTCTGTTAGGTTTCCAAATGGTGATATTTCCCCCTCTCAGAGACTCAAGTTTGGATTCCTTTATCTCTGCATTGAACTACTTGCAGGATGCAGGGAGTTAATTGTTGGGTCTGAGGAACCAGCTCTGCAATATGTTTTTGAGCATGAGACTTGTTGCACTATGCTTCATAGTTTTTCAACCCCATTATTTAATGCCTTTGGTTCAGTCTTGGCAGTAAGTGCTGACAGAGGCCCTCTTGATCCAGATACATACGTTGGAG TGAAGGGTTTACAGATACTTGCCATGTTTCATTCAGATGTTTTTCCAATACAAAAGTCAATATTTGAgaatattttgaagaaattcATGTCAATTATCATAGAAGATTTCAACAAAACAATATTGTGGGAAGCAGCATTGAAAGCATTACATCATGTCGGCTCATTTTTTCAGAAGTTTTGTGAGTCTGAAAAAGCTATGAGCTACAGGAATTTAGTTGTAGAAAAAATTGTGGAAATTCTGTCACTTGACGATATTACTCTGTCTTTTTCACTTAAAGTGGAAGCATTGTTGAATATAGGCAAGACGGGAATGAAAAATATGCTAACAATTCTTCAAGGGTTGGGAAGAGCAGTATTTGCCAATCTATCTAAGGTTTAT GTCCATAGAAATTTAAGATCTTCTGAAATTGCTGTTCAGCTTTTGGAATGCTATTCTTGCCAGTTGCTCCCATG GATCCATGAAAATGGAGGTTCAGAGGACTTTGTGATGCAATTTGCTGTGGACATTTGGAGTCAAGCTGGAAATTGCATGGATTTGAGTACCCCATTCGAGGGAAAG GGTCTTCTTGACGCAATGATGAAAGCGATGAGACTTTCTGTAGGGAGTTGTTCTGTGGAGAGCCAAAACCTTATAATTCGCAAAGCTTACAGTGTACTGTCTTCACACACTAACTTTCAGCTTAAAGAAGTTGAAAGATTACCACTAACTCCTGGAAAATATGACATTTCCCTTAGAGATGAAGggataatttcattatttgcaTCAGTAGTTATTGCAGTTTGCCCTAAAACATACATTCCAAATATAAGAGTACTTGTGCATCTATTTATAATAACCCTCCTCAGAGGTGTTGTTCCAGTTGCACAGGCCTTGGGTTCCATACTTAACAAATTAGTTTCAACATCAAGCACTGCAGAGAACTCTAGTGATCTTACCTTGGAAGAAGCTCTGGATGCTatattcaatacaaaaatatCGTTTTCTAGTACTGATATGTTGCAGAGATGTAATGGAACAAGTAATGGGAATGAAATGGTTTTTACTGATATATGCCTGGGCATTGCAAATGATAGAATGCTTCAAATCAATGCCATTTGTGGACTCTCGTGGATGGGAAAAGGTTTACTTCTACGTGGTCATGAAAAGATTAAAGACATCACTATGATTTTTATGGAGTGCTTAATATCAGGCACAAAAAGTGCCTCGCCTTTGATCAAAGATTCACTTGAAAATACTGAAGAGCAGATTCAGGACCTGTTAGTGATTAAATGTGCTACTGATGCTTTTCATGTTCTTATGAGTGATTCAGAAGTTTGTTTGAACAGAAAATTTCATGCCACAATACGACCTCTATATAAGCAGCGGTTTTTCTCTTCTGTGATGCCTATCTTGCAGCAGATCATTACAAAATCTCACTCCTCATTGTCCAG ATCCTTTTTGTATCGAGCTTTTGCACATATCATGTCTGATACTCCAATGGTTGCTATAGTGAGTGAAGCTAAAAAG CTTATACCAGTTCTACTGGATTGCTTGTCCATGTTGACAGAAATCCAAGATAAAGATATGTTATATGGTCTGCTGCTAGTCTTATCTGGGATATTGATGGAGAAAAATG GACAAGAAGCTGTCGTTGAGAATGCACACATTATCATCAATTGTCTGATTAAGCTTGTGGGTTACCCTCATAAGATG CTTGTTCGAGAGACAGCTATTCAATGTCTTGTTGCCTTGTCTGAGTTGCCCCACGCCCGTATCTATCCTATGAGGACACAG GTTCTACGAGCAATATCAAAGTGTCTTGACGATTCAAAGAGAGCTGTTCGCCATGAAGCTGTCAAATGTCGGCAAACATG GGCATCAATGTAA